The Anabas testudineus chromosome 5, fAnaTes1.2, whole genome shotgun sequence region AGCCTGCAGCAGAACTAACTTTAATCTGCCGTCAGCTATTCACAAAAGAGGTGCAGTTATGACACACCTGCTCCCTGTGGACCTCCTGAAGCTATGACTTTACCTGTGGCTCACAGGTTCATCAGATTTGCTTTCTATCTACTATTGATGTTTAACCTCATAAGTAGGTCCAAACTTTACCTTGTTGAACTTTTGACCACGGTGTGCATAAGTGACAATGATTGGATATTCTGTGAACTGACTTGGTGATGATCTTTGCCTTATGAAGACATTTGATACATTGCAGGATTCGATAGTTTgagagttttctgttttcagtgtgcagacacacacggTTTTGCTTTGTAAATGACTTGGTAATGCAAAGTACATGGcgaaacatatttaaaattgcAGTTGCAGCTCCTATTTCAAATCTTAAAGATTCCTTCATGACATTAAATGTTCTTGAGGAAAAGCTAAACAATCAAAAGCAGTTCATAACAAAGTAATTGTTTCAATTACAAATTTATTAAGAGTATAATagtcaaaaacacatcatcataaGACAAACCCCCCAACCATACATCTCCAGCTAGTACAAAACATTGTTGCAAAGCCTTTATAAAGACAACATCATATGCCATGGCCTCCCTAcagttttagaaatgtaaaGGTTTTACTGATATTGTAGGTGGGCTGGGTTGGTTCCTAAATAACTTTAAAACAGAGAGTACCTGTCTGATAATGAGGCCGCCAGAGGCAGTGACATCTTTTAaaccattatttaaaaatgacttttaatataaaaaaacaacattgtttaCCTTTggaaatctatctatctattgtAACTGTCTCCTGTATGTATGTATCACTTTTTCCAGTGTTTGGTGCATCGTAGGTAGGACCTATAGATGGTATGATCTATCCATCGGCGGAATTTGGACACGGCCGTGTAGACTCCCGGAAACCTGGCGTCTCCACAGCCGTTGCCCCAGGAGACAACTCCATAGACACGACCTCCACACACCAGGGGCCCACCAGAGTCTCCCTACAAAGAAAAGACCACGCCCCCTATCAGTTACCATGTCACAGTGTGCGTCAGAGAGAGCATATTAGATAAAATCATGATGTTTGCTCAGACTAAATGTGTTGGAGAGACATCCTGATGATCATCACTTCAACATAGTCAAAAAACTTTGGTAAGCCATCAAATGTTACGAATTCAATCTGCATAATGTAGATTGACTGCTTCAGAGAGGATTCACTTCTTGTACATTTTGTGCGTTGTGAATTTGTCTCAAAAGCGAGGTGGTGACATAATTTTGTGTGCCACTGTGCACATACATATTGCCATCAGGACACCCTCAGGATGTCTCTATTTTTGAAGCAATGTGAGGACTTCTTTACTTCATGTATGTAGCATGTATGGAGAGTATGAAAGAATCAGATTGCTGACCGTTAAActaaataactttatttatttttatagctttATGCCATGAACGTAGCATGTGACGACGTCACAGCAAAAGCATTAAAAGGATTCATACACCGTCACACCAGATGattcttcctcctctgttttgCCAGTGAAAATACCAGGTGTGAACTGAGTGAGATTCGTGGCCAAACGTACATCAACAATACATGTTGAaacatttctgtacatttactgtaatgcTCTGTTTCCCcctttgttttacagtattgCTCAGCCGTGTTGAATGAACGTGTTtctggaaattaaaatgatttccaCACATTACTGCAAATGTAAGTGCTCCATTGTCCTGCTGACAAAACAGCTCAACATTTTGAAAACCTTGAGTCACACAAAGCTAATGgaacatttcattttgacagGGTGGACTTATTCATTGACTTTTCAAACATGAGCTAAAGGTTTTGGGGGAGATTTATCCTGTGTTTTGACAACTACATATTAAGCTTCGAGACTGCtaatgatgttttaataaagCTATTGAGAAACAGCGCCTATATCAGACGTGGCATTTCATGTAATCTTCTCTTCTTTCAAGGTACGTGTTGTGTCGACTGTACCTCAAAATCACAGCAGGATTTTCACTCCTGCTGCTATTTCGGGGTTGCTTTTCTATCTCTTCAGCAACTAGTATAACTAATAACGTTCCTAAGGGTGCTCTGCCACGTCTGCTTAATAAAAGCTTGTAGCTGAATCAACACTGACATGATGAACCGTATCTTATACTGTCATGGGGATGAAcgttattgttttgttttaatgtgagcTGATAAAAAGACAATGACCCTTTGCTATTTGATATAGAATGGGAACCAAGGTTGGCACCTTGGTGAATTTAGCAtttcaaaaatgcatttattggCTTTTCAAAGACCAAATCATTATGTTTATCTCATTTTTGAAATGACATATAATAACATTTTCCTGTGTACCTTGCATGCATCCTTTCCTCCAGTCCTGTAACCAGCGCAGATCATGTTTGAAGTGATGTTACCGTTAAAGGACTCGCTGCTGTTACACCTTGCAGTTGAAACAATGGGAACTGTAACCGTCCTCAGGGTAAAGGGTGGCTGGCCTCCACCCAGACTGTTGTAGCCCCACCCAGACACCCGACACACCCGACCTTCAACCACACCTGTCCCCTGCCTGGGAAGAGGCGCCAGTGACACGTGTTTGTTCAGCACCATGGGGGCTCGCAACTGACAAGAAAATCAGGACAGTTCCTGAGTGAGCATGTGGTAATATGAACATCTTACCATGATCATCTTGTTCAGCattatcaaaataaacaaaaatatctaTTTAAGCTGCACTAATAATTACTCTATTAACAATGGAGTCACTCAGGGTGGTGAGTGGAGTGACTATTATCCGACTCTGTAGTCCCCTTTAGCTTTACAAAGTGTTTAATTGTCTTTGAGGGCATTGTTCCAGGCCCATATCTGAGCTGTTTCTAACCTAAATGCCAGCTGCAAAGGTGTGATAACGTCACTCCACACTTCCTGCTCCGAACCAGAAGGCATCACGACAAGTTAGTTAGAAACCAActggtgaacacagtggaaCATTAGGTAGTGAAAGAGTTTGATAGTTCAATCAGGAGTAAAACAGAGCTCAAAGAAGACGTAACGTTCAGTTTCATTGCTCAGGCAACCAGAGACACAATCCCAAATGCCTGTTAATGTTGCTCCATTTCTGCTGAATGGGCTAAATGAGTTAATAGGCAACTGTCTGCTAACACATTTACCATCAACTTTATAAGGTGATAACATGTCAACATTGTGAGTAGAGCGTTTTCCACCAATACAAATGTTAACAAATGTAAGGCAGCTTTAAATTTCATCATAGAATCAAAACAAAAGATGCAGTCATCAAGTAAATTTAACATACATTTGATTATGTTGTTTGTCTTACAGACATTAATAGGAGGTTATTGATTAGTGGATCACTTTTGGTTTGAACATAAAGGGCATCAATCAAGTCACAAAAAATGTTATCTAGCATTTACAGgcactaattattattttttttataactatCTTTGAAATTCTAGCTTCATCATTGTGAAACATCAGTAACATCGGTGTGTGGCTAAATGTCAGCACTCTTTCTGCAGTACCTTGATGAGCATGATGTCTGCGTTATTGGTGCTCCGGTTGTAGAGAGGATGGGTGACCAGTCTGTGGGGTTTAGCATACTGCTCTGTACCCTCAAAGGTGTTTACAGTATAGTCACCAGCCACTATCATCATGTGTTCTGTCCTAAAAAACAAGCATTTCAATGCTAAATCACTTTTATCTACAAACATAGTACAAAATGAATCATGCTCTTGAGGTTTGATCATTACTGACAAATTGCATATTaaggaaaaaagaggaaaacatatAGGTCTATTTTCAGCAAACAACTTGTGACAATCATGAATTATTATTTAGCTTCTGATTGTGTAATTTTTGACTATTTTGTTGAATCAAATAGTATGTCACTAGACAAGGAAGTTGGCAGTGATGTTGAAATTAGGATTATATCACAATTTAGGACCTATATCCACAGTTACAGTGCACACATGAGTTGACCGTAACTGCCATGAAGCCTCAAATGTTTGTCTGCCAGGGAACAATAGCCCACTGTCTGCAGACAGGGCTGGGTCAGTAACAGAAATTTCCTGGCCAATTTCCTGGATACAGACAagatcactctctctctctctctctctgtcactcacacacacacacacacacacacacacacacacacacacacacacacacacacacacacacacacacacacacacacactaatgatGTGCCAAGGTCAGCTGACTCGTCCGCACCTGTGTGCTGTTTGACTACCCAGTCGCCCGTACACCGGTTTACCTTGCATCTTGATCAAGCTGCATCGTTTTGACATTACACATCCTGTAGCAGAGTGGATGTTTGCTTTTAGACATCTGTTGGGACCATCTGCCCACAGTTTAAAATCATGCCAAGTTAGCTTCTACACAGTGACTTCTACAAACAAATCCACTAATTGCAGAAGAAGTGTTTCAGAAACAGTACAGTGGTCTTTACCTTTGAAAGGTCAGCACAGTGaggtcacattttatatttatgaagGAAGcactatttaaaataatctattCAGGAGACAGGGACTTGAGTCTTGTCTGCTGGACCTTTTCCAGTAAATCCAAAGGTTGTCGACAACCTAGTGGTGGCTAATAGGCACACAGGAGCTCTGAACTAATGCGAGCAAAGAACAACACTAAAATGCTGTGCAATGTTTTCCCACATTATCTCAGTGTGTTGAGCCCTAAAACAAAGCTGATAGGAATGTAATTAGCTTTTCAGGTATTTGGTCAAACCAAAGTACTGGACATATAAAATGATGCGTGGTGTGGCTAatgatattaaaacataaagaacTTTCCAATGTGGAAATCATGAAAATATGTGTTTCCACCAAGTAACAGCAAAAATGATCAAAAGCTTACTGGTGACAACTATTTAGTGTTCTTACCCAATGTTACAGTGTGCTGCGGTCAGCACCCAGTACCTATGAACCAATGATCCACCACAGAAGTGTTGGCCCCTTGTGCTCTGCAGTGACACAATGTATTTGATGGAGTTTGGTGCAGCAGCGTAACCGCCTACTATACGGCCCTGCATTAGCACATGGCCTGTATTGAATCAAAAACATTgacaagacaaatgaaaatgagCTGTGGCAGAATGATTCATTATTTGATATGGcttaatatgtaatatttattccTCTGTGAGGactctcagtcatccaggttaTAGGATATCTAGAAATACTGGTACTAGATCAAGGGCAACTGGCTTTGGTAAATGTTCTAGTCTCTAATCTGAAATGCTTGAGTGCGTGGAGACTGACAGTCACTGTGAGTCAGTACCTACAAAGATGATTGAAAGACGACATTCAAAAGAAGATGACACGTCACAGTCCCCAAAACTAGCATTCCCCTACTTAAATATGTCATGTTCATAtcaaataacttaaataaagtttattccatgctttaatttaaacattaatcTAGACATTGAAAAAAGCAAACATCTAATCTCCCCTCCTTAAACCCACTGGTCTaccaattgtttttttttctgtcacctgTGACAAAAGTGCACAATAAATGTGATCCAAATATAATCTGACTCTCTAGCATCATCACCTAATTCTTGGCCCTGAAACATCAGAGTAGGGGCTCTCTCTGCCTGCCTCATGCAACAGCttgactactactactgctactacacTGGCTTTACCAGATGGGAACATGATGGGAACAGTTGTGACTATGTgctgaaaatatttatatttacactgtCATCCACAGTGCTTTCCTAGGACTGTGGATGAGAGTGTCAATCTGTGACGATCAGTGCTGAGAGGTTATCGCAAACTGACTGGTCCTGTAAAGTAGCTATTTAAATGAATAGTTTGACATTCTGGGAAATTGACCTACACACTTTCTTGCTGATTCACCTCTATGGTAAATATAGAGCTGCAGCcgcttagcttagcacaaacactggaaacaagATAAAATAGGCGTATCTGCATGGGTAGAGGTAGTAAAATCCACCAGCACctctaaaattaattaattacagtgTTAGATCTCATTTGATTACTCCATacaaaaagtcaaacaacaacATGCTGTTTAATGGAGAGTTGTGTGCTGGACCGTTTCTTAGCTGGGAccagttgccaggcaaccagTTAAGACCGAGGAGGTTACTGCTCCCAACTAAGAAACtgtctggcaaaaaaaaaaaaaaaccactaTAAAAGCAAGTTAAAGAAGTGCAAGTTAACGGATTTGGCACAGAATGAACTATTTGAAAATGATAAGCTTAGCAGGTATTtggagattttaaaaaatggtaTCGACCCCATACAACTCTCAGTACGTGATCTGTAATAAAAATCGAACCATTCCTATATTAAATTAAGAAAGTTTAAAACAATAGATACGCTTGAGAAATAGTAACATTGTTGGTTCACAAAGCGTCATGAGGCGTGTTCACcagaacataaaaacatatactCACTGTTCACTGTCACAAGATCCAGCAGGACAACACATAAACATGAGCACATGAGCATGTTCATCATGGCTGTTGAGGTTTTGGCCTGTTATCTTACACCATACCAGCATCTGAACCACTGCAGCCGGGCAACCAGTGTCCTCTACCCTTGTCTGCCAGCCCAGCCTGAGCATCCGCTCTTTTCTGGAAACAGGAGTCATCGTCACATCAACCTTTATCCTCAAGTttcctctggaaaaaaaaaaaaaaaaaaaaaaggttcatcATCGTTCATCATGCAGCAGCCGGACccaacactgcagcactgattGAGAAGGAAagacaggagagggagagcCACAAAGTTCACCTTCAAAACCTGCCCCACACCCCTCTGCTATTCCTGCACTATCACAACTCTTTCTCTTGACCCTCCTGACTTGTCGAAAGGCCTTACattgttgccatggcaacacgCGGTACTGTGCCGAGCAAGTTCATCTATACTGTATCAGCACCCTCCGTCTGTGTCATCATGCAGGCTTATCCGTGCTGAAATGTTTCAATGgcctactgtgtgtgtgtgtgtgttagtgcatAGCTTTGTTTTGTAGCTGAGGGGAGATTCACGTCTGAGTCAAGGCAACTACGAGGCACTCTACACAGCTCAGAAGTGTTCCTCTGTATGAGTATGAGTCACCAGTCATCATCAAATCTGTGTCGGCCATGATAATGAGTCATTATCATCAACCTGATCATCATCACtatcctcctcatcatcagcCTTCTGGCAAGTCAGCATCATCCACAGCATGGGAGGAGAATCTCGCCTGACCTCCTCTTGTCCCACATTTAGAGTGAGCTGAATAATTGATGCTTCGCTGAGTAGAACGGGAGAGACGGCTTTGTGTGGCCTCCCACTCTCAGGTGTTTCCTGGACCAACACTAACCTGAATTCACAGACCTTCACCTTACACAAGTAATTTTTCTATTTCATAATttcagacaaagaaaaaatgacTCAAGCAAACATGAAGTTGGCCTTTATGACATGAGAAACAATAAAAGGGTCAATTAACCAAgttacaataaatgtattttttccacATACCTTTACCTGTggtaaatactgtatctgttctCATAGATTTGATGTGAATTTTACAGGACATGTCTGTCAGCACACTAATACAACGCAGGTGAATTGGATTTCATTATATGGCAATGAAAcacaacatcaaaaacataaCTTCATGCACACAACTAAGAACAATTGGTTTTGGTAAATACGTGTATTCACTTTCTTGACAAGAAAATCAACGTGACTTTCATCTATTTTTTATCCTGTGATTCACGGCCTACGAATAGCAACAGCATGTAACGATGTAAAGATACACGAACATTGTATGTAGAAATAGATATTGACCTGGAGAGATGATGTGGATGTCAAAGCAATTCATAATGTAgctttactatttttttttttccaaaaacaatTTACCTTAGCAAAATGAAAGTGATATAAACCAACTTGTTTATCTCTCTGCGAGATGAAACCAttggacaaaaataaatatgttcagTAATTTTATGTGTACTGCACATTTAGTCCTTTGGCAGACACCGTTATGCAAAAAGTCACTAGGAACAATGTGGGGTTGTCTTGCCTAAGGGCACTTTGACGTGTGGAAGGGAGGGGCCAAGAATTGAACCACCTGCCCTGCAGTTAGTAGACAAGCTGCTCTATTTATGGAGCCACATCCACAACATACGTCTACATGTGATAAACAAGTTTCCGTGAAAATGACTACTTTTCAGTGAC contains the following coding sequences:
- the LOC113153384 gene encoding trypsin-like, which gives rise to MMNMLMCSCLCVVLLDLVTVNSHVLMQGRIVGGYAAAPNSIKYIVSLQSTRGQHFCGGSLVHRYWVLTAAHCNIGTEHMMIVAGDYTVNTFEGTEQYAKPHRLVTHPLYNRSTNNADIMLIKLRAPMVLNKHVSLAPLPRQGTGVVEGRVCRVSGWGYNSLGGGQPPFTLRTVTVPIVSTARCNSSESFNGNITSNMICAGYRTGGKDACKGDSGGPLVCGGRVYGVVSWGNGCGDARFPGVYTAVSKFRRWIDHTIYRSYLRCTKHWKK